The following coding sequences lie in one Halarcobacter mediterraneus genomic window:
- a CDS encoding TolC family protein, whose translation MKKNIIKLLPLAFFTVNIYALNLDEAIKLGLENNNSYKKQQYIYDEAKENVVKSRGNFLPTLDLSYTYNANKEDLGDGKDNANASAIISYSLFNGLQDKYNLEASKDSEKSSKYTLEATKHDLVYNIKARYISYLKSIKNIETLNNAYKLLQKQYEDSLNKFEQGLLAKNDLLQVNAQMLQAKQNLARAKADSKIAWYDLKNILGGTLSKEEKIEDLERINTFESIFNEEELYLRSEVKSLKKSIEALGNQKDANTYGSNLPKVSLDLKYTKLGEDASLNVNESEIENQSTATVNFKWNLYNGGKDKSETIILQKKISQAKEDLESLKLDIKLQYEKALEEYEVSKLNYETAVVSLEQSEENYKIVNNRFKEGISTTTDLINANFLLSQAKQSFDSAYYDRFLAKASLYRIFEK comes from the coding sequence ATGAAAAAAAATATAATAAAATTATTGCCTTTAGCTTTTTTTACTGTAAATATATATGCACTTAATCTAGATGAAGCAATAAAGCTTGGTCTAGAAAATAATAATAGTTATAAAAAGCAACAATATATTTATGATGAAGCTAAAGAAAATGTAGTAAAAAGTAGAGGAAACTTTTTGCCTACATTAGATTTATCATATACTTATAATGCAAATAAAGAAGATTTAGGAGATGGTAAAGATAATGCAAATGCAAGTGCAATAATCTCTTATAGTCTATTTAATGGTTTGCAAGATAAGTATAATTTAGAAGCTTCAAAGGATTCTGAAAAATCTTCAAAATATACTTTAGAAGCAACGAAACATGATTTAGTTTATAATATTAAAGCAAGATATATTTCTTATTTAAAAAGTATTAAAAATATTGAAACATTAAATAATGCTTATAAACTTTTACAAAAGCAATATGAAGACTCTTTAAATAAATTTGAACAAGGTTTATTAGCAAAGAATGATTTACTTCAAGTAAATGCTCAAATGTTACAAGCAAAACAAAATTTAGCTAGAGCAAAGGCTGACTCTAAAATAGCTTGGTATGACTTAAAAAATATTTTAGGTGGAACTTTAAGTAAAGAAGAAAAAATTGAAGATTTAGAAAGAATAAATACTTTTGAGTCAATTTTTAATGAAGAAGAATTATATTTAAGAAGTGAAGTAAAATCTTTAAAAAAGAGTATAGAAGCTTTAGGAAATCAAAAAGATGCAAATACTTATGGTTCAAATTTACCTAAGGTTTCTTTAGATTTAAAATATACAAAATTAGGAGAAGATGCTTCTTTAAATGTAAATGAATCTGAAATTGAAAATCAGTCAACTGCAACTGTAAATTTTAAATGGAATCTTTATAATGGTGGAAAAGATAAATCAGAAACAATAATCTTACAAAAAAAGATTTCACAAGCAAAAGAAGATTTAGAAAGTTTAAAACTTGATATTAAACTTCAATATGAAAAAGCACTTGAAGAGTATGAGGTTTCAAAATTAAATTATGAAACTGCTGTGGTGTCTTTGGAACAATCAGAAGAAAACTATAAAATAGTAAATAATAGATTTAAAGAAGGAATCTCAACAACTACAGATTTAATCAATGCCAACTTTTTATTAAGTCAAGCAAAACAAAGTTTTGATAGTGCATATTATGATAGATTTTTAGCTAAAGCTTCTTTATATAGAATATTTGAAAAATAG